A stretch of Prunus dulcis chromosome 6, ALMONDv2, whole genome shotgun sequence DNA encodes these proteins:
- the LOC117631013 gene encoding pumilio homolog 12 isoform X2: MEEGRTELEFDEFEKLLGEIPNATSVNPHSEESGIKSVSLNGSLSPICVNSYKRPLSEKLHNNGRQNEGKNSVKKIQKSPVARGQPEVTNLPDDRSLTSAFAGLSFDGGVTMEAGSHEETCKSMQNFSFSLNGQIPNSLKTRISDSDAPVMVVPSFQAPNNTPCGFYEFDVTNIGQESSNMSKFNSEELKKPQVVYSQPMENLSSAVPLAHAVQGFQFLSNVPGPGLQFPLTSDPQQFFLDAQSRIPYLRSQQLNQNQVSWRNMEEEQYYRMQQRYVYMQQLHDQRLEAQHLVQGSGNIASRLTCPNPRHPHFEVPISHRLEQSNQERVRNNYVIPRGPHQSNPALSYTDLNGIQVFDKVGKQSFPEKILTRSHGMNTLKAVKFGAVGADESLAHVSHNGKVLSNGHFRHTLSTQNTGCFQLDSLGTWGMFPSLMHLKNTDMKALPQKYTDMKALPQKYNSMDEITGRIYLMAKDQHGCRFLQRKFSEGAQKDVENIFFEIIDHIVELMTDPFGNYLIQKLLEVCGEVQKMQILHSITKKPGELVRISCDMHGTRAVQKVIETLKTLEQFSMVVSSLKPGIVTLIKNTNGNHVAQRCLQYLTPEYREFLFEAATTNCVELATDRHGCCVLQKCLSHSDAEQRNRLICEITSNALILSQDPFGNYVVQFVFELQLPWATVDILDQLEGNYGDLSVQKYSSNVVEKSLKYAGEERRVRIVQELIENPRLDQIMQDPYGNYVIQAALSQSKVLTTSEQSRITRDPYVCR, encoded by the exons ATGGAAGAAGGAAGAACTGAACTAGAGTTTGATGAATTTGAGAAGCTTCTTGGTGAGATACCAAATGCTACTTCTGTAAACCCACATTCTGAGGAATCTGGAATTAAAAGTGTGTCTCTGAATGGAAGCTTGTCTCCCATCTGTGTGAACTCCTACAAACGGCCTTTAAGTGAGAAACTCCATAACAACGGCAGGCAGAATGAGGGAAAGAACTCAGTgaagaaaattcagaaatcACCAGTGGCAAGGGGTCAACCAGAGGTGACAAATCTGCCTGATGACCGATCCTTAACATCTGCATTTGCAGGACTGAGCTTTGATGGTGGGGTGACTATGGAAGCTGGAAGTCACGAGGAAACTTGTAAATCCATGCAGAACTTCTCCTTTTCATTGAATGGCCAAATCCCAAACAGCTTAAAGACACGTATTTCCGATTCAGATGCTCCAGTCATGGTCGTTCCCTCTTTCCAAGCACCAAATAACACACCTTGTGGCTTTTATGAGTTTGATGTGACAAACATAGGCCAAGAAAgttcaaatatgtcaaaattCAATTCTGAAGAGCTTAAGAAACCCCAGGTTGTCTATTCACAGCCTATGGAAAATTTATCTTCTGCTGTTCCTCTAGCTCACGCAGTGCAAGGTTTTCAGTTCCTCTCTAATGTGCCTGGCCCTGGTCTGCAGTTTCCTCTAACATCTGATCCGCAGCAATTCTTTCTGGATGCACAATCTCGTATTCCTTACCTACGTTCACAACAGTTGAACCAGAATCAAGTTAGTTGGAGGAATATGGAAGAGGAACAATATTATAGGATGCAGCAAAGATATGTGTACATGCAGCAGCTTCATGATCAGCGGTTGGAAGCTCAGCATCTGGTTCAAGGAAGTGGGAATATTGCAAGCAGGCTAACATGTCCAAACCCCAGGCATCCCCATTTTGAGGTGCCAATCTCCCATCGGCTAGAACAATCTAATCAAGAACGAGTTAGGAACAATTATGTGATTCCCAGGGGTCCACACCAATCAAATCCTGCCCTTTCTTACACAGATTTGAATGGGATTCAAGTTTTTGACAAGGTGGGGAAACAGAGTTTTCCTGAGAAGATTCTAACAAGATCACATGGAATGAACACACTTAAGGCTGTGAAGTTTGGTGCTGTTGGAGCAGATGAATCACTTGCTCATGTTAGTCACAATGGCAAAGTTCTCTCAAATGGTCATTTCCGGCATACCTTATCTACTCAAAACACTGGATGTTTTCAGTTGGATAGTTTGGGCACATGGGGTATGTTCCCTAGTCTGATGCACCTTAAGAATACAGATATGAAGGCACTGCCTCAGAAATATACCGACATGAAGGCATTGCCTCAGAAATATAACTCCATGGATGAAATTACTGGTAGAATTTATCTCATGGCTAAGGACCAGCATGGTTGTCGCTtcttacaaagaaaattttctgaAGGCGCCCAAAAGGATGTTgagaatattttctttgaaataATAGATCACATTGTTGAGCTCATGACAGATCCTTTTGGTAATTACCTCATCCAGAAGCTGCTTGAAGTGTGTGGCGAGGTTCAGAAAATGCAAATTCTTCATTCAATCACTAAAAAGCCGGGGGAACTCGTTAGGATTTCATGTGATATGCATGG GACTCGGGCTGTTCAAAAGGTTATTGAAACCCTCAAAACTCTGGAGCAGTTTTCCATGGTCGTTTCCTCCCTAAAGCCAGGGATAGTGACTTTgataaaaaacacaaatggCAACCATGTTGCACAACGCTGCTTGCAGTATTTAACGCCTGAATATCGTGAG TTTCTTTTTGAAGCTGCAACTACTAATTGTGTAGAGCTTGCAACGGATCGCCATGGCTGTTGCGTGTTACAAAAATGCCTTAGCCATTCTGATGCTGAACAAAGAAACCGATTAATCTGCGAGATCACTTCGAATGCTCTAATCCTTTCCCAAGATCCATTTGG GAACTATGTTGTGCAATTTGTCTTTGAACTTCAGCTTCCATGGGCAACTGTAGATATTCTTGACCAGTTGGAGGGTAATTATGGGGATTTGTCTGTGCAGAAGTATAGCAGTAATGTGGTTGAAAAAAGCCTGAAATATGCAGGTGAAGAGCGGCGCGTACGCATTGTTCAGGAGCTTATAGAAAATCCGCGCTTGGATCAAATCATGCAAGACCCTTATGGCAATTATGTTATCCAAGCAGCACTCAGTCAATCAAAG GTTTTGACTACGTCAGAGCAATCTCGCATTACACGAGATCCATATGTTTGTAGATAA
- the LOC117631014 gene encoding protein MET1, chloroplastic isoform X2 — MSLASTSHLSLCSSPPLPRTALTKQTPLLFSQTKLLSSKNWSCLSTSTCFLNTQLVKLSIFVVKASETESQTSKPAAESGSEEGGEEAFEEYEVEVVQPYGLKFAKGRDGGTYIDAIAAGGSADKTGKFSVGDKVLATSAVFGDEIWAAAEYGRTMYTIRQRVGPLLMRMQKRNGKIDNSGELTEKEIIRAERNSGVVSNKVREIQIQAGLSALEDALKAGFEDFKRIRTDPDLANVRASEEFDPLLKRFDESFINENAINAIKSLFGIFNKK; from the exons ATGTCTTTAGCTTCAACTAgtcacctctctctctgttcTTCACCACCCTTGCCAAGAACGGCTTTAACCAAGCAGACCCCACTTCTGTTTTCTCAAACCAAGCTTCTTTCATCCAAGAATTGGTCATGCCTGAGCACTTCAACCTGTTTTCTAAATACCCAATTGGTAAAGCTGTCAATTTTCGTCGTAAAAGCATCGGAAACTGAGTCTCAAACATCGAAACCAGCAGCAGAAAGTGGAAGTGAAGAAGGAGGAGAGGAAGCATTTGAAGAATATGAGGTAGAAGTGGTGCAGCCTTATGGGCTGAAATTTGCCAAGGGTCGAGATGGTGGAACTTACATTGATGCGATTGCAGCTGGTGGATCTGCTGATAAAACTGGCAAGTTCAGTGTTGGGGATAAAGTACTTGCCACCAG TGCAGTTTTCGGGGATGAAATATGGGCTGCTGCTGAATATGGGAGGACAATGTACACCATTCGCCAGAGGGTCGGTCCACTTCTAATGAGAATGCAGAAGAGAAACG GCAAGATAGATAATTCAGGTGAATTAACAGAAAAGGAGATTATCAGAGCTGAAAGGAATTCTGGTGTAGTTAGCAACAAAGTGAGGGAAATCCAA ATACAAGCTGGGCTCTCTGCACTTGAGGATGCCCTGAAAGCTGGCTTTGAAGACTTCAAG AGAATCCGGACTGATCCTGACCTAGCCAATGTAAGAGCATCTGAGGAATTTGATCCTCTATTGAAAAGATTTGACGAATCATTCATCAATGAGAATGCCATCAATGCCATAAAATCTCTATTTGGAATTTTCAACAAGAAATAG
- the LOC117631014 gene encoding protein MET1, chloroplastic isoform X1 produces the protein MSLASTSHLSLCSSPPLPRTALTKQTPLLFSQTKLLSSKNWSCLSTSTCFLNTQLVKLSIFVVKASETESQTSKPAAESGSEEGGEEAFEEYEVEVVQPYGLKFAKGRDGGTYIDAIAAGGSADKTGKFSVGDKVLATSAVFGDEIWAAAEYGRTMYTIRQRVGPLLMRMQKRNGKIDNSGELTEKEIIRAERNSGVVSNKVREIQMQNYLKKKEQKARRESDLREGLQLYKKAKYEEALEKFESVLGLKPELDEASVASYNVACCYSKLNQIQAGLSALEDALKAGFEDFKRIRTDPDLANVRASEEFDPLLKRFDESFINENAINAIKSLFGIFNKK, from the exons ATGTCTTTAGCTTCAACTAgtcacctctctctctgttcTTCACCACCCTTGCCAAGAACGGCTTTAACCAAGCAGACCCCACTTCTGTTTTCTCAAACCAAGCTTCTTTCATCCAAGAATTGGTCATGCCTGAGCACTTCAACCTGTTTTCTAAATACCCAATTGGTAAAGCTGTCAATTTTCGTCGTAAAAGCATCGGAAACTGAGTCTCAAACATCGAAACCAGCAGCAGAAAGTGGAAGTGAAGAAGGAGGAGAGGAAGCATTTGAAGAATATGAGGTAGAAGTGGTGCAGCCTTATGGGCTGAAATTTGCCAAGGGTCGAGATGGTGGAACTTACATTGATGCGATTGCAGCTGGTGGATCTGCTGATAAAACTGGCAAGTTCAGTGTTGGGGATAAAGTACTTGCCACCAG TGCAGTTTTCGGGGATGAAATATGGGCTGCTGCTGAATATGGGAGGACAATGTACACCATTCGCCAGAGGGTCGGTCCACTTCTAATGAGAATGCAGAAGAGAAACG GCAAGATAGATAATTCAGGTGAATTAACAGAAAAGGAGATTATCAGAGCTGAAAGGAATTCTGGTGTAGTTAGCAACAAAGTGAGGGAAATCCAA ATGCAAAACTacttgaagaaaaaggaacaaaaagcAAGGAGAGAAAGTGACCTTCGAGAAGGGCTGCAGCTTTACAA GAAAGCCAAATATGAGGAAGCATTGGAGAAATTTGAGTCTGTACTAGGATTAAAACCAGAGTTAGATGAAGCTTCGGTGGCAAGTTACAATGTTGCTTGTTGTTATTCTAAGCTTAATCAG ATACAAGCTGGGCTCTCTGCACTTGAGGATGCCCTGAAAGCTGGCTTTGAAGACTTCAAG AGAATCCGGACTGATCCTGACCTAGCCAATGTAAGAGCATCTGAGGAATTTGATCCTCTATTGAAAAGATTTGACGAATCATTCATCAATGAGAATGCCATCAATGCCATAAAATCTCTATTTGGAATTTTCAACAAGAAATAG
- the LOC117633067 gene encoding probable serine/threonine-protein kinase PBL16 produces the protein MGNCWFRWKPSVYRVSSNAKSESPKDQSPSVNPREDDSKLPSNPEEVEILRRDSAANPLIAFTFSELKIITGNFRQDRMLGGGGFGSVYKGFITEDLREGISPLAVAVKVHDGDNSYQGHREWLAEVIFLGQLSHPNLVKLIGYCCEDEQRVLIYEYMARGSVENNLFSRVLLPMPWSIRMKIAFGAAKGLAFLHEAEKPVIYRDFKTSNILLDLDYNAKLSDFGLAKDGPVGDKSHVSTRIMGTYGYAAPEYILTGHLTPRSDVYSFGVVLLELLTGRKSLDKSRPAREQNLTDWALPMLKEKKKLLNIIDPRLEGDYPIKGVHKAAMLVYHCLNRNPKARPLMRDIVDSLEPLQVPEEVSAEKTIIEVSQFPNAETKTKEDSL, from the exons AGTCCCCAAAAGACCAGAGCCCCTCAGTGAATCCTAGGGAAGATGATAGTAAGTTACCATCGAATCCTGAAGAGGTTGAGATCCTACGCCGTGATTCAGCTGCAAATCCTTTGATTGCATTCACATTCAGTGAGCTAAAGATAATCACTGGAAATTTTAGGCAAGATCGCATGTTGGGTGGTGGAGGATTTGGAAGTGTGTATAAAGGGTTCATCACTGAGGATTTAAGAGAGGGGATTTCCCCCCTTGCTGTAGCTGTTAAAGTTCATGACGGTGATAACAGTTATCAAGGACACAGAGAATGGCTG GCAGAAGTCATATTTTTGGGGCAGCTTTCTCATCCAAATTTGGTAAAGCTCATTGGATATTGCTGCGAGGATGAACAGCGGGTGCTGATATATGAGTATATGGCTCGGGGAAGTGTggaaaacaatttattttcaa GAGTGCTGCTTCCTATGCCTTGGTCCATACggatgaagattgcatttggTGCAGCTAAAGGACTTGCCTTTCTCCATGAAGCTGAGAAACCTGTCATCTATCGTGATTTTAAGACATCTAATATTCTGTTGGATCTG GACTACAATGCAAAGCTCTCTGACTTTGGCCTTGCGAAAGATGGACCAGTGGGAGACAAATCTCATGTTTCTACACGCATAATGGGGACATATGGATATGCCGCACCTGAGTATATCTTGACAG GCCATCTAACTCCCAGAAGTGatgtttatagctttggtGTTGTTCTTCTCGAACTGCTGACGGGAAGAAAATCTTTAGACAAGTCACGGCCAGCCCGGGAACAAAACCTTACTGATTGGGCTCTCCCCATGctcaaagagaagaagaaattgctcAACATCATTGATCCGAGACTAGAAGGAGATTATCCTATTAAAGGAGTTCATAAGGCAGCCATGCTAGTTTATCATTGCTTGAACCGAAACCCAAAAGCAAGGCCTCTAATGCGAGACATTGTAGACTCTTTGGAACCTCTGCAGGTCCCTGAGGAAGTTTCTGCTGAAAAAACTATAATAGAGGTTAGCCAGTTTCCGAATGCTGAAACTAAAACGAAAGAAGATTCACTGTAA
- the LOC117631013 gene encoding pumilio homolog 12 isoform X1, translating to MEEGRTELEFDEFEKLLGEIPNATSVNPHSEESGIKSVSLNGSLSPICVNSYKRPLSEKLHNNGRQNEGKNSVKKIQKSPVARGQPEVTNLPDDRSLTSAFAGLSFDGGVTMEAGSHEETCKSMQNFSFSLNGQIPNSLKTRISDSDAPVMVVPSFQAPNNTPCGFYEFDVTNIGQESSNMSKFNSEELKKPQVVYSQPMENLSSAVPLAHAVQGFQFLSNVPGPGLQFPLTSDPQQFFLDAQSRIPYLRSQQLNQNQVSWRNMEEEQYYRMQQRYVYMQQLHDQRLEAQHLVQGSGNIASRLTCPNPRHPHFEVPISHRLEQSNQERVRNNYVIPRGPHQSNPALSYTDLNGIQVFDKVGKQSFPEKILTRSHGMNTLKAVKFGAVGADESLAHVSHNGKVLSNGHFRHTLSTQNTGCFQLDSLGTWGMFPSLMHLKNTDMKALPQKYTDMKALPQKYNSMDEITGRIYLMAKDQHGCRFLQRKFSEGAQKDVENIFFEIIDHIVELMTDPFGNYLIQKLLEVCGEVQKMQILHSITKKPGELVRISCDMHGTRAVQKVIETLKTLEQFSMVVSSLKPGIVTLIKNTNGNHVAQRCLQYLTPEYREFLFEAATTNCVELATDRHGCCVLQKCLSHSDAEQRNRLICEITSNALILSQDPFGNYVVQFVFELQLPWATVDILDQLEGNYGDLSVQKYSSNVVEKSLKYAGEERRVRIVQELIENPRLDQIMQDPYGNYVIQAALSQSKGTFHSKLMDAIKPHVPVLRTSPYGKKILSSNILKK from the exons ATGGAAGAAGGAAGAACTGAACTAGAGTTTGATGAATTTGAGAAGCTTCTTGGTGAGATACCAAATGCTACTTCTGTAAACCCACATTCTGAGGAATCTGGAATTAAAAGTGTGTCTCTGAATGGAAGCTTGTCTCCCATCTGTGTGAACTCCTACAAACGGCCTTTAAGTGAGAAACTCCATAACAACGGCAGGCAGAATGAGGGAAAGAACTCAGTgaagaaaattcagaaatcACCAGTGGCAAGGGGTCAACCAGAGGTGACAAATCTGCCTGATGACCGATCCTTAACATCTGCATTTGCAGGACTGAGCTTTGATGGTGGGGTGACTATGGAAGCTGGAAGTCACGAGGAAACTTGTAAATCCATGCAGAACTTCTCCTTTTCATTGAATGGCCAAATCCCAAACAGCTTAAAGACACGTATTTCCGATTCAGATGCTCCAGTCATGGTCGTTCCCTCTTTCCAAGCACCAAATAACACACCTTGTGGCTTTTATGAGTTTGATGTGACAAACATAGGCCAAGAAAgttcaaatatgtcaaaattCAATTCTGAAGAGCTTAAGAAACCCCAGGTTGTCTATTCACAGCCTATGGAAAATTTATCTTCTGCTGTTCCTCTAGCTCACGCAGTGCAAGGTTTTCAGTTCCTCTCTAATGTGCCTGGCCCTGGTCTGCAGTTTCCTCTAACATCTGATCCGCAGCAATTCTTTCTGGATGCACAATCTCGTATTCCTTACCTACGTTCACAACAGTTGAACCAGAATCAAGTTAGTTGGAGGAATATGGAAGAGGAACAATATTATAGGATGCAGCAAAGATATGTGTACATGCAGCAGCTTCATGATCAGCGGTTGGAAGCTCAGCATCTGGTTCAAGGAAGTGGGAATATTGCAAGCAGGCTAACATGTCCAAACCCCAGGCATCCCCATTTTGAGGTGCCAATCTCCCATCGGCTAGAACAATCTAATCAAGAACGAGTTAGGAACAATTATGTGATTCCCAGGGGTCCACACCAATCAAATCCTGCCCTTTCTTACACAGATTTGAATGGGATTCAAGTTTTTGACAAGGTGGGGAAACAGAGTTTTCCTGAGAAGATTCTAACAAGATCACATGGAATGAACACACTTAAGGCTGTGAAGTTTGGTGCTGTTGGAGCAGATGAATCACTTGCTCATGTTAGTCACAATGGCAAAGTTCTCTCAAATGGTCATTTCCGGCATACCTTATCTACTCAAAACACTGGATGTTTTCAGTTGGATAGTTTGGGCACATGGGGTATGTTCCCTAGTCTGATGCACCTTAAGAATACAGATATGAAGGCACTGCCTCAGAAATATACCGACATGAAGGCATTGCCTCAGAAATATAACTCCATGGATGAAATTACTGGTAGAATTTATCTCATGGCTAAGGACCAGCATGGTTGTCGCTtcttacaaagaaaattttctgaAGGCGCCCAAAAGGATGTTgagaatattttctttgaaataATAGATCACATTGTTGAGCTCATGACAGATCCTTTTGGTAATTACCTCATCCAGAAGCTGCTTGAAGTGTGTGGCGAGGTTCAGAAAATGCAAATTCTTCATTCAATCACTAAAAAGCCGGGGGAACTCGTTAGGATTTCATGTGATATGCATGG GACTCGGGCTGTTCAAAAGGTTATTGAAACCCTCAAAACTCTGGAGCAGTTTTCCATGGTCGTTTCCTCCCTAAAGCCAGGGATAGTGACTTTgataaaaaacacaaatggCAACCATGTTGCACAACGCTGCTTGCAGTATTTAACGCCTGAATATCGTGAG TTTCTTTTTGAAGCTGCAACTACTAATTGTGTAGAGCTTGCAACGGATCGCCATGGCTGTTGCGTGTTACAAAAATGCCTTAGCCATTCTGATGCTGAACAAAGAAACCGATTAATCTGCGAGATCACTTCGAATGCTCTAATCCTTTCCCAAGATCCATTTGG GAACTATGTTGTGCAATTTGTCTTTGAACTTCAGCTTCCATGGGCAACTGTAGATATTCTTGACCAGTTGGAGGGTAATTATGGGGATTTGTCTGTGCAGAAGTATAGCAGTAATGTGGTTGAAAAAAGCCTGAAATATGCAGGTGAAGAGCGGCGCGTACGCATTGTTCAGGAGCTTATAGAAAATCCGCGCTTGGATCAAATCATGCAAGACCCTTATGGCAATTATGTTATCCAAGCAGCACTCAGTCAATCAAAG GGAACTTTTCATTCTAAACTGATGGATGCAATAAAACCTCATGTGCCTGTGCTTCGGACCAGTCCTTACGGGAAGAAAATCCTCTCTAGCAATATTTTGAAGAAATAA
- the LOC117633066 gene encoding ruBisCO large subunit-binding protein subunit beta, chloroplastic — MASTFAAMTSVGSLAAPSSRVIDRKFDNLSSRASISPFSFSRRHNVVLRRTRSPRICAMAKELHFNKDGSAIKKLQTGVNKLADLVGVTLGPKGRNVVLESKYGSPKIVNDGVTVAKEVELEDPVENIGAKLVRQAAAKTNDLAGDGTTTSVVLAQGLIAEGVKVVAAGANPVLITRGIEKTTKALVHELKSMSKEVEDSELADVAAVSAGNNYEVGNMIAEALSKVGRKGVVTLEEGKSAENSLYVVEGMQFDRGYISPYFVTDSEKMAVEYENCKLLLVDKKITNARDLINILEEAIRGGYPVIIIAEDIEQEALATLVVNKLRGALKIAALKAPGFGERKSQYLDDIAILTGGTVIREEVGLTLDNVGKEVLGHASKVVLTKDTSTIVGDGSTQEAVNKRVAQIKNLIEAAEQDYEREKLNERIAKLSGGVAVIQVGAQTETELKEKKLRVEDALNATKAAVEEGIVVGGGCTLLRLASKVDAIKDTLDNDEEKVGADIVKRALSYPLKLIAKNAGVNGSVVSEKVLSSDNPKYGYNAATGNYEDLMAAGIIDPTKVVRCCLEHASSVAKTFLMSDCVVVEIKEPEAAVPAGNPMDNSGYGY; from the exons ATGGCATCCACTTTTGCAGCCATGACTTCAGTTGGCTCCTTGGCTGCTCCTAGTAGCCGTGTGATTGATAGGAAATTcgacaacttgtcatctcgtgctTCCATTTCTCCATTCTCATTCTCTAGGAGGCACAATGTAGTTCTAAGGAGGACACGATCTCCTAGGATCTGTGCCATGGCCAAGGAGTTGCATTTCAACAAGGATGGTTCAGCCATTAAGAAACTACAA ACTGGTGTCAACAAGCTTGCCGACCTTGTTGGGGTTACACTTGGTCCAAAGGGTAGGAATGTCGTTCTAGAGAGCAAGTATGGCTCCCCAAAAATTGTTAATGATGGTGTGACTGTCGCAAAAGAG GTTGAGTTGGAGGACCCTGTTGAGAACATTGGAGCTAAGCTAGTGAGACAGGCGGCAGCCAAGACTAATGACCTAGCTGGTGACGGGACAACAACATCTGTTGTTCTTGCACAAGGTCTTATTGCTGAAGGTGTCAAG GTGGTTGCAGCTGGGGCTAACCCTGTTTTAATCACACGTGGCATTGAGAAGACCACCAAAGCTCTGGTACACGAGCTTAAGTCAATGTCCAAAGAG GTTGAAGACAGTGAGCTGGCAGATGTGGCAGCAGTTAGTGCAGGAAACAACTATGAAGTAGGAAACATGATTGCTGAAGCTTTGAGCAAGGTGGGTAGGAAGGGTGTGGTGACCCTTGAAGAGGGAAAAAGTGCTGAGAACAGCCTCTATGTTGTAGAAGGAATGCAATTCGATCGTGGTTATATCTCACCTTATTTCGTCACTGACAGTGAGAAAATGGCCGTTGAATATGAGAACTGCAAG TTGCTTCTTGTTGATAAAAAGATAACAAATGCAAGGGACCTCATTAACATTTTGGAGGAAGCTATAAGAGGAGGATACCCAGTTATAATCATTGCAGAAGACATTGAACAAGAAGCTCTTGCAACTCTTGTTGTAAACAAGCTTAGGGGAGCTCTAAAGATTGCTGCCCTTAAAGCTCCTGGGTTCGGTGAGCGCAAGAGCCAGTACCTTGACGATATTGCTATTCTGACTGGAG GAACCGTCATCAGAGAGGAGGTAGGGCTCACATTAGACAATGTTGGAAAGGAGGTCCTTGGCCATGCTTCGAAAGTGGTGCTTACAAAGGATACCTCCACGATTGTTGGTGATGGAAGTACCCAGGAAGCAGTTAACAAGCGAGTTGCCCAAATTAAGAACCTTATTGAG GCGGCAGAGCAGGACtatgaaagagaaaaacttaatGAAAGGATTGCAAAACTATCTGGTGGTGTTGCTGTAATTCAG GTTGGAGCACAAACTGAGACAGAgctgaaagaaaagaaactgagAGTCGAAGATGCTCTGAATGCAACAAAG GCAGCTGTTGAGGAAGGTATTGTTGTTGGAGGTGGATGCACCCTTCTGAGGTTGGCATCAAAGGTTGATGCAATCAAGGATACTCTTGATAATGATGAAGAAAAG GTTGGAGCAGATATAGTTAAAAGAGCTCTTAGTTACCCCCTGAAGTTAATTGCCAAGAATGCTGGTGTAAATGGAAGTGTTGTCAGTGAGAAG GTGCTTTCCAGTGACAATCCTAAGTACGGATACAATGCTGCTACTGGAAACTATGAAGATTTAATGGCTGCTGGAATTATTGATCCAACCAAG GTGGTGAGATGTTGCCTAGAACACGCATCGTCTGTTGCAAAAACTTTCTTAATGTCAGACTGTGTAGTTGTTGAGATTAAAGAGCCAGAAGCAGCAGTGCCTGCTGGCAACCCcatggacaattcag GCTATGGGTACTAG